The DNA window ATTTGTAATTCCCTTGGTAAGCTAGTTTTCGACAAAACCTAGACATGCTTGTTGTCATTggcgtaaaccacagcctccaTTACGGCACTGTTCAAGACGCTAGACAAGATGTCGCTGAAGAAAtatatcagctctggtttgagAGAATGGCTTGTGAGTTGTGGATATACGAAACCATGAAAACATTGTCAATAGCGGGGATTGAGAAAACAAACCAGTCTGCGAGTTTTGCTGTAATGATTACTTATCGCGACTAGTAATTATGCTGACGTCATATCTAATTAGAATGTTACCACGTGGTTTTccaaatgtatgttttattttgggTTGACAGTAACCTTCAAATCAACAAGTTGTTGACCTATCACCTGGGTGATGCGATAGTCTGAATAATGTGAACAACGCCACCGTTTTGTTAATAAtgttataataatgttggtttcttatatagcgctttcccactccgtgctcaaagcgctttacaattattacccctggctcggatcagaatggcacaacggccctttagtcttcctcgaCCTCCAGGGGAGCATACATTACTCAAAAACTGTATCACCAATCActgtaaaaattaaatttgcTGTACGTAGACACTTGGGGTGAATGAATATGCGGGCCGAAATCACCAACAGATATCTAATAAACATGTGCGCAGAAATACAgtgaggtgggggtgggggtttacTACTGCTGTCACTGCGTTCTGAAGAAGGAACATAAACACAAAATCATACTTATGTCATCATGTAATCTGCATTGCAATGTCTCTTACAGTCTAATCTAGTTCAGTTGTTTCTATCCACGTCTGCCTAATGTGAAGGGTTTTCTAGTGTGATTTCCAAAGCTGTCATAACTTGTTTGactgtattttcttttcttttctttttcatttcagGAAGAACCTGAATCCCTGTTTGTTTCAAGTGTGAAGATGTTAAGAGAAGAACAATAATCATGAATTTCGTCGACTACACCGTATTTATTTTAGTTCTACTATTTGTTGCTTTTCATAGTATTTTTCATGCCTTCATACGAAAAAGACAGAAAACACCCCTGCAGTAAGTGAAATGTGTTGCACCCCCTTCatatggtagtggtggtgacgGTAAGGGTGttagtggtggtagtgatgacgatgatgatgatgatgatggtggtgatgatggtggtggtagcagtggtggtgatgatgatgatggtggtggtggtagtagtagtagtattggtgatagtagtagtggtggtgatgatgatagtggtggtagtggtgatggtggtgatagtagtggtggtgatggtgatgatgatgatagtggtgatggtgatggtgattattattatcatcttcCCGTTGTTACTAATGGTGTCATCAGACACCAAACGTTGTTCGATTTATCCAAACATTCTACTTATTTAAAAGCAATGCCATGATAATACTAGATGACAACTTTGTAATATAAACAATGCCATGACAATACTAGATCCCAACTTTGTAATATAAACAATGCCATGACAATACTAGATGACAACTTTGTAATATAAACAATGCCATGACAATACTAGATGACAACTTTGTAATATAAACAGTGCCATGACAATACTAGATGACAACTTGTAATATAAACAATGCCATGACAATACTAGATGACAACTTTGTAATATAAACAATGCCATGACAATACTAGATCACAACTTTGTAATATAAACTGACCGATGAACAGAGGATAAAATACTTAACTACAAAGAAATCAACTGTTACTTACCGATAAGACAAAGACGATATAGTGATTGAATTATATACCCCTTTAGAACCCACATACCGAAAATTGAGATTGACCATGTTAGCATTGACTCTATCTAGCATCACCGTACCATTTAGATaacggggtgggggtgggggttatgtcatttgtcttttatttgttaaataaaaaacaaggtttatatatatatttacattttctttCGTCTGATTATCGTAGCAATACGTATTCGTATTTGTTTTCTTCTAAACacaattttctgtatttttcccAACAGATATTTCCTTGGGAATAGATCACTAAGGCCGATGCCAGTTGCCCTTTCCCTGTTTGTATCATGTACATCAGCCATTGTAATTCTGGGATATCCCGGGGAAGTCTACGAATATGGCATGGGATTTGCGGCCTTTTTCTTGTCCATGTTCTGGGTGTATCCGGCTGCGGCGTGCCTGTTCGCTCCAGTCTATCGAGGGCTCCGAATTACCAGCACTTATAAGGTAAGCATAGACAGGTTAAAATTCTAAACAATTTACTTAATATCTAAAACCACGCCACGCCAAAGGTAATCTGACAGACTTGTACTGGATTAACTTCAATTTTTGTCTATCAACAATGAAAGGGTGTATCCAATCATGCGACAGTTACTCACatatacaacaacaaatctGAACGACGGAAAGCCAGAAGAATAAATATCAAGTTTGAAACTAATATCTTCAAcggaaatatgatatatttgacttttgttatgttgtatttcatttgtttggCTTTTTGAATATTCAAACTGTACAACAAGTTTTGATTTCTCATACTGTCTGAGAGGtaattatatataatgattAAGTACCAGAGTTTAAAGTCATGTCGTGGACTAAGTGCAGATGTTACCAATATGTGTCGTCATGCTGAAAGTTAAAGGTTATTTTTTGGATGTAGATTTTTCGCCCCTAGTAACTTTCCACCAGAGGGATCCACTGCCCCTTCATAGTTTACgtttgtcaagattttgttggtGTATAAACAATTTTTCTTACCCCCTTCAATTGATATTTCACCCCCAGCAGCTCCTCTAGGAGGACGTTCTCCTTACATCAATAACACATGTGGGCTGAGCTTCTATACAataacccaatctgattaaaatctaatgtggtGAATATGGCTCGATTTcttcatttacctctatttccttcgtttagtgtcgtttgtttttcattttgccTTTTTTGAAGTGAGCACATTCTTTTCACTCCttgaacaacaaaatcgaaaagaaatgacaataaacgaaggaaatagaggtaactAAAGAAATCGAGCTGTATTTactaacaacatttttttagtCGGATTGACCACCAATGACCTCGAGCTCATCAATGGTGAAACGTATGTAACATCTTGTTTGCTATCGTTATTTACAGTACATGGGTCTGAGATTTACCAGCAAGAGTCGGGTGATATTCTCCATTCTATTTTTCATCTTAAGTTTATCGTACATTGGCGTGGCAATGATGGGACCAGCTAAAGCTTTTGAAGCAGGTATGATTATGTAGTACGAATTGACTGAATGATAAAAATTAAATACTCACTATGACATGAAGAATTAAAAAACAAAGGCAAATGCTTCGTTTGAGggtttatttttgattttgataactctagatgtatttttttattgcaTAGATTTCAAAACATCTATAAAGTGTTATATATTACGTGTAGTTTGTGTTCGAATtgccatttttgttttaaaagtgtGAATCATGGATAAGTTATTTCTGTGATTCACGTGTTCTGACATGTTAAAACTAATCCTTAAACATGTCCGCATATTATCTCTCTTCTAAAATAATCTTTTGTCATATTGCAATTACCAAGTTTGAACAAGCAACATTCATAGTTTGGTTCATTATGAGAAAggaacaaaaacacaaactctggtatatattttttttgaacaaTGTTTTCGGTTGTATCCTGGTGTGTTTCTGTTTACTagtatgtattatgtgtgacCACCTTTCAAATGTATTCTCGTGTTTTCTTTCTCCCATCGTAGTCTACGGTCAAGAAGCGTGGCAGTATGTGTTTACCGTAGGAATTGTTTGCATGTTCTATACTTCGTTGGTAAGTGAAGTCACGTAGAATCACGTAGGTTATCACGAGAACGTCAATGAGTTACTTGCTATGAAGGGACGGTGACAGTACATATTTCCTGTACACACTGAATGAAATTGATTTATTTCACCAGTtctctggtgaggaccatggaatTAGTTCAGCGAAATCGTCACATCCATGGCCCCTACACAATGTCTTAAATTTCTACGAACGAACACTTTGATGTTCTTATAAACTCTTACTGCTatgaaaaacaataaattttGAAAGTGTTAGTTTCAATGTTTGATGTGTTAATTAtgagattttttaaaaacagataTTGCAACCCAGAATGCcatatcatttattttgaaatccaatgtcacatttgtaaacattttgtagCAAACCATAATATTATGTCGCACCTTTTTTCTTCTTACTAGGGTGGTATAGTAACGTTGGTATGGACAGATTTTGTCTTCTTTTTCGTCATCTTAGCAACGCTTTTGATCGTCGTTATCATTGGAACTATCAAAGCCGGTGGATCAGCCTATGTATGGGAAATAAACGATGTTGCAGACAGACTCGATGTCATGCAGTAAGTCACATCTAAACAAATCCAGTGCCAAGATTTTTCGCataaaaatcattgaaaaaatgatattttctgtACCTCTTTGTTACCGTTCAGATTGATTTTGAAACACTGAATTAGTGCTAAAGTTTTCAGTGGTCATAATTTACATTGTGGTAACAGTTTCAATAAGAGTTTCCTTCGACTATGATGTTAATTAAGATAATCAAAGTCAACGACATATTTATGTATAACTTCTTCAGCTCCTGTAAATGGTGTTAATTAAGTGGGTGTGGACAAATTTGCAGGTTTTTTGTTTCGAATTCAATAGAGTTTCGATAGTCATTCTAAGATTGTCTTCTTAAAAATTTTGTTTTACCTCTAACTAATTACGCTATAGCAAAAAAAGGGTCAAAACAGTTTGTGTTGATAAATATTCTATAAATTTTCATTACAGTACCCCTATGGATCCATCAGAAAGGGTTACCTTCTTGAACTCTTTCTTCGGCGGTGGTCTGAATTTTCTCTCACTCCTTGTCACCCAGATCATGCTACAGAGAGTCCTGTCAACTAGATCCACCAGGGAAACCAAAACGTGAGTTGCGTTAATATGGCTGTTTTATTAGTTATATGTATTTAACAGGAGTGCACACATTTATCAAACCACGATTATGGCGATTCTCCCCGACCTAACGCtgtatctgaaaaaaaaaacacacacgtCAAAACTGAATATTGTCGCTCGTTGACAATGCACATGAGTGAGGTGGGTTAAGAAGTAACATTATATGAAAGTGACGATATCGAATTCTATTCTTTctaaatagtttaatttcattGCCAAGGAACTTTGCTCAAATTGCAGATTTTTCGAATCTGAATCGGTAGTCACTCACAATTCAGTAATCTAATGTGAAAAGACAATGAACTATGGGTATTCAGCCAGAGATGATGAGATTGTTTATCTGACTTCCACTGTCAAAATGACAGACTTAGAAATACACGTGATCTCTGATCAAACCACTGTAGCTGGTACCAGGTGATATTATTCATTGTTTTATACATGTCTGGTCacattaatttgaaatttaatgtaTGGGGCCATTACTTCAAAGTCCAGCATCCAGAACTTATACTTTTGAAATCTACCCCTTATCTTATTACAGAGCTGTTTGGTTAAATCTTCCTCTCCAGTGTATTGTGCAGCCCATTCTTTATTCGCTTGGAGCAGTTCTCTTTGCTTATTATCATGGTAAGAAATATTGGAATTTTGTTGGGTTTTAGCAACTTCAGGATAAACTTGTGTACAATTGGTAGCGTATCGTATATTGGTCATTGATATTTGACCATAATCCAGAGATTTGGACATCAAGCACAATGTCGTTCGCTAGTGTGTCGTCATGCGCTTAGGCCGGCGGACGACACCAATtacaggtgggggggggggggctttctTTCAGTGGGTCATTTTGGAAGTCACAATTTTTCATGCAAGTGTTTGTGGAGGGTCAGTATTTGTTGTGAAACTATATTTTTGTTCACAGATTTTCCAATGAAAGAGGAGGGATAGGGCAAGTAATTATTGTGCCAggtcaaaatatataatttttctcACGCACTGTATGGACTTTTGAAAAACGCCAGACCCTCCCCTGTGATTAAGTTGACCACAACAATGGTGTTAGAAAGTCAGTTCGCTTGAATTATTTCAGAATCTTCTACAAATATTTACTTACTTTATATTTTACCTTGGATgctaaaatgaaatttaaaaaaaaattgtggtcacttaaaatacatttactaaataatatatattaaaagtgTATCTTACTTAACAATAAAGGCGAAGACGTTTATAGGATTGCTGAGGTGGTCATTACTCCGGCCGAATCATTGGTGAATCCTGAGCCATCATCACTATCAAACACTGACAAGACGACACATGCAACACCAGCAAGTACCATTGCTCCTACTCCACGTCAAGGGCCAGACTACCTATCATCTGATGAGGTATGATTACCTGTTCGATGTCACGATCGCATGGTATCATAAGAATGATTTAGACACGTTCATGAAAATGGTGAAATGAAACCAATGTTATTTATCATTCTTGCAACAATGGCCGAACAATAATGCCAAGGCCAGCGGTGAGAACAAAAGAAGCTCCTAACAGTGGTTATTTCCCAGAATATCCAACAGCAGGCATCTTCTAAGCCAGCTATGTCAATTTCTATAACTCTATTATAGAGAGGTCGCACGATGCAGATTTAATGAAATGATTTTTCTAAGTACCCAGGGAAAAAAGAAACGTATCTAATATAAATTAGCCTCTCCCTTGTTCCCTTTTAAGACGACTTTGTATTTTCACTAACATATTAAACACTTTGTCATAATAACAATTGATATCTGTTGTACGTTTCTTCCAGGTGTTGATCTATTTCATTCGAGATAATTTCAGTTACATGCCAGGCTTTCAAGGCCTCTTCTTCTCAGCAGTATTAGCAGGAACAATGAGGTAAAAATATTTCATGGGATTTATAAATACTAGATTTGTCTTCATTGCAAAGTATAGTTTTCTGCCATTTTCATAGGGCAAGTTATAAAACTACAGAACGCAAATGTCCACAGTAATATCACCCTTCTATTGATTGAGGTCTTTTCTGATCAGTTGTGATGAaattcaaactacatgtatcgTCATCCCAAGAGATAAGAGAACTTCGAATCGGAATCCACAGCTTTTCAAACCGAAATATCTCCGGGATTACTTTTATATAGACCACTATTAGTGAACTTGTGCTGTCATAGTGGCCTGATATATTACTAGTGGTAGCGATTTACACTATGCATGTTCAGCTCCGCCAGTGACAACACCCAAAGCGATAGAATATTACTCCCACCTCACACCTCCCTTCTATTTTAACCCCGTAGTTTGGTGTCATCGGCTCTGAACGCCATGGCAGCCATTTGTCTTGAAGATTACGTCAGACCTTTCAGAGAATGGAGGAGAAGAGGGCGTGAAACTCGTCATAATGATTTAGTAGATTACTTACTGTCTCAAATATTTGGTGAgtatgtcattttatgattacGTGCACAAATTTGGTGAGTACGTCATTATGATTACGTACACAAATTTGGTGAGAACGTCATTATGATTACGTACACAAATTTGGTGAGAACGTATACAATTTGTTGAGTAACGTCATTACGTACACAAATTGATAAGCGTCAACACAAATTCCATTCATTTCATACTACACTTTATTGAAAGAGTTTTGGTATTGGATTTAAACATAGCAATATCACGGTTAGTTTTGTCTCCACActaaggggaggggggggggagatgcgAAGCGAAGGTAAATCATCACCATTTACATATAGGTTGTTACAGACGTATTTTGAGTCACTTATTGCTGACATTTTGGAAAATCAGCTTCGTGGTATGTATAATACCAGGGTTTTACAAATCTACCCATCACCAAGAACGTGCAACTTACACAGCTGGAAATAGAAAGACTTCACAGATGTTGACGAATACAATCGTTTATTCACGCCTACGGTCCAATGAAACTTTAATGCATTTTATCAAAAAGaagagtttgtttgtttgatctGATGCACGTGATAATGTTTTTTTGAAAGTCAAGAATACAAGATAAAATCAAATGCGtgctactgactgactgagtaactcactgactgactgtgaTTTTTGTATACTTTGCAGTGATCGGTTTTGGCTTTGTCGCCATTGGATTTGCTTTCGCCATGGGAAGTATGGAGTCGATGCTAGAAAGCAGTAATATTATCCTTGGAGTGTTTGGTGGACCATTGCTGGCAGCCATCACCATGGGCATGTTGTGCAGTAAAGCCACTCAAGGGTAAGTCGCTTGATTTATTTCCCTctctccgtccgtccgtccgtccgtccttccttccttcctctCTCCCTTCCttctttttgtttgtattttccaCTTCACACTGTCTTCTTTTCAAGTCACTGTTGTGTACTTCGAACGTCATCGTAACCTTGCAGTTTTCTTTTCAAGTTTCTTTCTGTTTATTCAACGTTCTTTACTATCTGGTTTGTTTATTCCTAGACACCGTGATATTTTTGGCCAAAGTTCTTCACCTGAATCTACTGGTCATCTAAAGTTCCGATACAACATACATTTTCAAGTGAACCATATCagtattttaacatttatacTTTAAAGTAGTAACGAATTTACAAAGAATCTGGTATTTACACCGGATTGTGGTATTAAAATGTCTTTATACAAACACGAGTTACAGTCGTACGATTAAAATCGGTATCTATTTCATTTCACAGAGGAGTTCTATGTGGTGTATTCGTCGGACTCGGTATGGGACTCTGGGTAGCATTTGGTGCTCAGTGGTATGCTGGCCGTCTTGACGAAGGTTTAATTATCTACTCGGTATGTAAAATTCATATCAACGATAGTGCATATACAAAGTGGTTATCGTGTGTATACGAAAGAGTATCTACAAGCTGTATGTTTGAAAAGGCATTACTACGAAGAAAGGCTTTCTTACGAAAAGATATCTTGCTATATAGATGAAAACATGTATTCCTTTAAAGAAAGGCATTCTCATGAAAGGAGGCCTGTCTATGAAAGAGACCTATGAAAAGAGGCATTCCTATGATAAAAGGCCTTCCAATGAATGAAGCATTCAGATGAGAACATGCCATCCTTTAGCCACCTTTATGTGGTTGTGAATATGATAAGGAGAACTTTGTGGCCTATCAGCCTTCCATGGTAAAGTGTACTCTAAATTGTCAAATCTACACTTAGCAAACTATATTCCCTGTCATGGTAAAGTTTTATAAGAAGTCATTCCAGTCTTTTAAAATAGTATCAGTAGAGAAGgagtaaaaatgatgaaatggcAATAACGAACAAAAGAATCGAAATCTAGGAGTTAGGTAAACGTAAAGCTCTCACAGTAAAAAAATCTAGACTTTTCCTATCTAGTGTAATATACAATTTTACGTGTTGTTGTCTGATAGTACAGACTGGTTTTCCTACTGTACTTCTAAACGGGGAGGGGAAGGGTGGAGTGGAGAGTAGGAGAAAACTACgtttggtaataaaataccattCTCACATGAACCTTACTCTGTGATAAAATTAATTGTCTCACCATAGGGTTCACTGACCAACGATAATTCTTCATGTAAGCAAGTGATAACTTCTTACACTATCATTACAATTGGTACAGAATTGTCTATCGACCGTTACTTTAATATCAAACTGACTAAATATAGAATCTACAATagaatacatataaatacagtaatatAACAGTAATACCTAATAATACAATTTGGTCAgtatgaatgaaaattattttaccAGATagcaaaaataagctacactttcaaagaaacatatgatacaaatatacgaaatgaatacaaaagaaagaGACAATTGTTATCTAATGTGGACCGTGGAAATAGTTCAgcggaactagtcttgtccatggcccgtacatttttctacatttcaaatcgaTAATGGTACGCTGAAGAAAAGTGAATCAAAAGTACACAcggcacgcacacacacacacactctctctctctctctctctctctctctctctctctctctctctctctctctctctctctctctctctctctctctctctctctctctctctcacacacacacacacacacacacaaatatgcaaacctctatatatataactcaataatgtaaagtgttcaaaattgaaaaaaaaatgtactcaatcgcataaacatacacacagcaatatatacacataaaaaaattattatacaCATAATTCAATAATGGAAAGTGCTTATAATACAAGGACAGTACAGATGAAGTGAGAagcaatacaaatacaacaaaatcaagaaatgtTACTAAAAATCTTGTGAGCACAGTTGTGGGTAAAGGCTCTTCAAAAGAGCAAATGTAAATAGTCATATAATAGAATGAgtttattttaattcttaaatTCCAAATCATTCAAATTCTGCAACCATTGTATTATTTCAGATGTCATTCATGTGGTACGGTGTGTGGACATTCTGTATAACTCTGATCGTGGGTATCATCTGCAGTGTGATTCATCGATGCTGCTCCACGAAACAACAGGAACTCTCAGCAGAACTCGATCAGCAGGTTCTAGCGATATGTTTAAGGTAAACATTAAGTTTCCGTGTAATCTAGTGAAAATCAGCAATCAATAAAACCCCAATGGCACCGTCAACGTAGCTACATGTACCTTTTGAAGGCAGAGGTGAAAACTTTGCAAATGTAATGTGTATAAGAGAGCGAAAATCTGTGATCTACGAAGCACACGAAATTCATATCAATACAATCCACCAAGAGCTTCAGAAAGCATTTAAGAAGCGACAGCATTTTCGATGGGGAGGGTTTGTAAGAATACGAGAAAAGTGAAACAAAGATTTTCATAGGCTTGGGATTTGCAGCTATAAGATTCCTCTCCTCAGGAAAATTTAACCATAAAACTCTAATCTTACAGTTCAATCCTCCATCGTCATTCATTCTTGAAATTTACTTCTCATTGATAATTAAGATCTCTGTGTGTGGATAACCTCGTATATTTACAACTTTGAGTTTTAGATAGGGATTTGAAACTGTTTATAAACGAGGACATATTAGAATTTTTAAACCTGACATTTCAGGCTCAAAGCTGTAACTGGAACGTTTAAAGAAATGTGTTTTGTTaagtacaataacttactcgcaatatcgtacaccgtgaacaTTATTGCATTGCCTTTAGGTAAacgtatttttgtagctgtatatatgaataaaatcaaattgaatgttgggtccgcacccaaaaagtctgcgccctcaacggcgatcacgatttaaACCGGCTTCTGCAGAGCTTATGGATAATGTCGACCACAATTTCcgatgaatatatatatatatatatataactagtaCAGATAGATtgaacatggtgacagattcaaaactaaACTTTCGCCCAAGATTttaacttgccactacactacttACACATAAATATTGACCACTatttaacagatacaatgtcttttcatGAATAACAGaccaattttagtgaatatatcttttgtCATTTGAAGAAGGAAAATACCCCAGTTTCatctagtgcaggtttaaacaCTTTGTCAATCTGAGCTAAATTCTTCAcaatatacatgcatacgtTTTCACACCAGGCCATCAGGAAATAAATGAGCTGGGATCGACGCCCAAAACACCATGGATCTTGAATAATctatatattacaattttaaaatctTATTCTAGGCTCAAGGTAGCATgtgttcatatatattttatcatgatgCATTGCCAGCGTGTAAGCAGTGTTTGTAGTTCGACCACAGGGTATTAGATAAATATAGCATATACTATACCAAgactgtagac is part of the Glandiceps talaboti chromosome 2, keGlaTala1.1, whole genome shotgun sequence genome and encodes:
- the LOC144443615 gene encoding putative sodium-dependent multivitamin transporter; its protein translation is MNFVDYTVFILVLLFVAFHSIFHAFIRKRQKTPLQYFLGNRSLRPMPVALSLFVSCTSAIVILGYPGEVYEYGMGFAAFFLSMFWVYPAAACLFAPVYRGLRITSTYKYMGLRFTSKSRVIFSILFFILSLSYIGVAMMGPAKAFEAVYGQEAWQYVFTVGIVCMFYTSLGGIVTLVWTDFVFFFVILATLLIVVIIGTIKAGGSAYVWEINDVADRLDVMHTPMDPSERVTFLNSFFGGGLNFLSLLVTQIMLQRVLSTRSTRETKTAVWLNLPLQCIVQPILYSLGAVLFAYYHGEDVYRIAEVVITPAESLVNPEPSSLSNTDKTTHATPASTIAPTPRQGPDYLSSDEVLIYFIRDNFSYMPGFQGLFFSAVLAGTMSLVSSALNAMAAICLEDYVRPFREWRRRGRETRHNDLVDYLLSQIFVIGFGFVAIGFAFAMGSMESMLESSNIILGVFGGPLLAAITMGMLCSKATQGGVLCGVFVGLGMGLWVAFGAQWYAGRLDEGLIIYSMSFMWYGVWTFCITLIVGIICSVIHRCCSTKQQELSAELDQQVLAICLRKSEDLVEVKVVVSEYEVDKLLEEAVEKSKHTIAEARKLKSSYMKSAPKLAKDEVIAYSKERKGRFETLEHECMAYEDVNAIEIEMKTRETLKHINQTYRQNRDRVLEYVLSIVSDIKPQLHENYTDKDD